A stretch of the Paenibacillus dendritiformis genome encodes the following:
- a CDS encoding peptidylprolyl isomerase yields the protein MRRSNRQRTGLSLVVLLMAAMLVVAGCGNASGADNAKHPLVTIEMESGKKIEVELYPDTAPNTVNNFISLVNKGFYDGLIFHRVIPGFMIQGGDPEGTGLGGPGYSIKGEFSSNGVTNELKHTEGVISMARSEEPDSAGSQFFIMDANAPHLDGQYAAFGKVTSGIETVHEIANAKRGANDRPVEEQKIKKITVDTFGVEYKEPETSKEPERK from the coding sequence ATGAGACGAAGTAACAGACAGCGCACAGGCCTGTCCCTCGTGGTCCTGCTCATGGCTGCCATGTTGGTCGTCGCGGGCTGCGGCAATGCGAGCGGCGCGGACAACGCCAAGCATCCGCTTGTCACGATCGAGATGGAGAGCGGCAAAAAGATCGAAGTGGAATTATATCCGGACACCGCTCCGAACACCGTCAACAACTTCATCTCGCTGGTCAACAAAGGATTTTATGACGGACTCATTTTCCATCGGGTCATTCCCGGCTTCATGATCCAGGGCGGCGATCCGGAAGGAACCGGATTAGGTGGCCCAGGTTATAGCATCAAGGGCGAATTTTCTTCGAACGGCGTAACCAACGAGTTGAAGCATACGGAAGGGGTTATCTCGATGGCCCGTTCCGAAGAGCCCGATTCGGCGGGCTCTCAATTCTTCATTATGGACGCGAATGCGCCCCATCTGGACGGTCAATATGCCGCTTTCGGCAAAGTGACTTCCGGAATCGAGACAGTGCATGAGATTGCCAACGCGAAGCGGGGTGCGAATGACCGCCCGGTGGAAGAGCAAAAGATCAAGAAAATCACGGTAGATACATTCGGCGTTGAGTATAAGGAGCCGGAGACGAGCAAGGAACCGGAAAGGAAATAA